One Solirubrobacter pauli DNA segment encodes these proteins:
- a CDS encoding FAD binding domain-containing protein, which yields MIPAEFDYVAPASLDDALKALAEGGEDAKVLAGGHSLIPLMKLRMAAPSLLVDLRQLDELKAISADDGTVRLGALVTHHQVATGGFGLVSLAASTIADQQVRNMGTIGGTLAHGDPASDMPAVLLAYEGSVVVRGSGGEREIAAADLFEDFLTTTVGEEEILTEVRFPKLDGYGYGYEKFNRRQEDWAMVAVSALVKKGADGTAEDVRIGLTHMGSVPLRATAAEAALRGKPLTPENIAAAAEQAAEGTEPPADLNASVEYKQHLARVLTKRALTTASE from the coding sequence GTGATCCCTGCCGAGTTCGACTACGTGGCTCCGGCCTCGCTCGACGATGCGCTCAAAGCGCTGGCCGAAGGCGGCGAGGACGCGAAGGTGCTCGCCGGTGGGCACTCGCTGATCCCGCTGATGAAGCTGCGGATGGCGGCGCCGTCGCTGCTGGTGGATCTGCGCCAGCTCGACGAGCTGAAGGCGATCAGCGCCGACGACGGCACGGTGCGCCTCGGCGCGCTCGTGACCCACCACCAGGTGGCGACGGGCGGCTTCGGCCTCGTGTCGCTGGCAGCGTCGACGATCGCCGACCAGCAGGTCCGCAACATGGGCACAATCGGCGGCACGCTCGCGCACGGCGATCCCGCCTCCGACATGCCCGCGGTCCTGCTCGCCTACGAGGGCTCCGTCGTGGTGCGGGGCAGCGGTGGCGAGCGCGAGATCGCGGCCGCCGACCTGTTCGAGGACTTCCTGACGACCACCGTCGGGGAGGAGGAGATCCTCACCGAGGTGCGCTTCCCGAAGCTCGACGGCTACGGGTATGGCTACGAGAAGTTCAACCGCCGCCAGGAGGACTGGGCGATGGTGGCCGTGTCAGCGCTCGTCAAGAAGGGGGCGGACGGCACCGCCGAGGACGTGCGGATCGGCCTCACCCACATGGGCTCGGTGCCGCTGCGGGCCACCGCGGCGGAGGCGGCGCTGCGCGGCAAGCCGCTCACGCCCGAGAACATCGCCGCGGCGGCCGAGCAGGCGGCGGAGGGCACGGAGCCGCCCGCCGACCTCAACGCCTCCGTCGAGTACAAGCAGCACCTGGCGCGGGTGCTCACCAAGCGCGCGCTGACGACGGCGTCAGAATGA